A window of Nicotiana sylvestris chromosome 8, ASM39365v2, whole genome shotgun sequence genomic DNA:
AAGGCCCAATCCTCTATTTTCGACTCCCTTATTAATTACTGTCTCATTACCTTAACCTTACTGCCTTATTGCATTTTTGCTGCGTTCTTGTTGTTTTAACTCACATGTATACAACAATTACATATTGGATTGAATGCTTTAACTCATGCCTTAAATAATGTGAAcaacttaggcaagccttaaagAACCCCGGATTAAAAGAATTATTAGCTAGTAAATGATCTTCCATTCTCTAATCATAAGATGTTATactgatgggttttcaatgtctttgccttatgtttttatgatctaacaaacttattattaagaaccaTATAGGGAACCTGTCTCActtggtacacatttcaaatgaaCGAAGTTCAGTTTGAACTCCAGCTAATGAACTGCTATAAAGAGGAACACGATGGGGACCTGATCCCTTGATGttctctaacagaagtacaagtcaactatatagctggaacgcaactgcagaaagtgactgcttGCAACTGTACTCGCGACAGTGCTGCAGACTGTGCAGCAATCACTTCCCATTAggaagaagcgtgtaccaagaattgacgtcatccttgtgatgtctttggtAGTATAACAACATGGTTCAAGGCACAAGATATTCACGTGAgtatttagtgatattctctcaagcattaaaGTGTTGATCCAACATTGAAGTCacaagtgtgtcaagaacaagaagacaactccactaaaggatcagtttcacaatgagtttatgtgtatccgtagttgagttgtaatcttgttgtttgttcttcattgtaactcctatcctgctttcttagaagctgtattttaggaaacccaaaatcacaaacctTCTATGTTTGttttgtgactagagttagtcataagttaaagtctttgtaactagtgagtgacaaagtggcttgtgataaGTGTATCAcgagttagttgagttgaagtctttgtaatagagtcattgcaaagtggcttgtaatattgtgattacaagttagtgaagttgaaagcctacaagtgtaggtcgtggtttttgtcccatTGAGTGGGAtatttccacataaaaatccTGTGTCTCTTTTACTTACTGCTTCATTAATATTCTTAATGGAAAtgcatagaggaccaggtactctatagtttggtggactcatataaactaacaattggtatcagagcaggttctttctaaaaggttaacacctagaaaggatctcaatggttgctccacccaactttgaggaaggacaatcaacctacaaacctcctagattcaatggtcagtactacgGCTGGTGGAAGACTTgtatgcatgattttataatgTCCAAAGGCTCAGAACTATGGGACATCATTTttgatggtccacatgttcctatgaagAAGCTTGGAGAAACTGGACCAATGGTATTGAAAGACAGAAAAGAGTACAGTGATATTGACAGAAAAGCcgtagaaaagaactatcatgccaagaaaatcttggtatGTGGTATAGAACCTGATGAATACAACAGAGTCTCAACTTGTGATTCTgtcaaagaaatatgggaaacaTTACAAACCATacacgaaggaactactcaggttaaacagtccaagattgacatgctcaccactgaatatgagctcttcaggatgaaggatgatgagtctatacaagatatgcacactagattcacatccatcataaatgagttgcATTCACTTGGAGATGTTATTCCCAGAAACAAGTTTGTAGGAAAAATTCTCAATGTTCTACCTGGTTCTTGGGAGAGTAAGGTGaatgccatcactgaagctaaagatctacgaactctaaccatggatgagATGATTGGTAATTtgaagacatacgagatgaaaagaaagaaagacaatgAAAGGAGAGAgccaaaaaaggaaaagaacctggtgctCAAGGCTAAAAACAGTGACTCAAGTGAAGAAGATAGTgatatggcctatcttactaaaagGTTTCAAAAtatggttcgaagaaatggtaGTATACCAAAGAGGGGCAGTTCAAGTAAGGCAAGGAACAATGATCTCTGTCACAGGTACGGAAATCCAgagcatttcatcaaagactgtccaCTTCTGAAACAGGAGCAATACAAACAAAACCATGACAAAGCAGTAAAAAGGAACCCGGTTCCAAACAAATGATTTAGTCGAAAAAGTGCAACTGACAATATTGTGAAGCAGGCTCTTactgcttggggagactcctccagtgaaTCAGAAAATAactccatgatggcagtggaaactgaagcaacgaAATATGAGTCACTGTTTGCGCTGATGGCTCAGTCTgacgatgatgaagaagatgaaaatgatgaggtaaatttcagggatgttcagagaaatctgaaatcctactcttctaagaagttaaggtcattagcaaatgttctaattgatgCATATTATAGCCTTATTAATGATAAGGAGATCTtgaccatagaactaggagatgctgaacaatctagagatgatctggtggtctgtgtagtggatcaaaatgagaccatagctaatcttcaaaaagaaaaggaagttttgaataaaaaaataaatagtgtaGAAAATGAGAAAGATGACCTGATGGTAGTGGTTGTTGATTTGAAGGAAACCATAGAAGGCTTTAGCAATGAAAAACACACTCTA
This region includes:
- the LOC138875909 gene encoding uncharacterized protein; this translates as MVAPPNFEEGQSTYKPPRFNGQYYGWWKTCMHDFIMSKGSELWDIIFDGPHVPMKKLGETGPMVLKDRKEYSDIDRKAVEKNYHAKKILVCGIEPDEYNRVSTCDSVKEIWETLQTIHEGTTQVKQSKIDMLTTEYELFRMKDDESIQDMHTRFTSIINELHSLGDVIPRNKFVGKILNVLPGSWESKVNAITEAKDLRTLTMDEMIGNLKTYEMKRKKDNERREPKKEKNLVLKAKNSDSSEEDSDMAYLTKRFQNMVRRNGSIPKRGSSSKARNNDLCHRYGNPEHFIKDCPLLKQEQYKQNHDKAALTAWGDSSSESENNSMMAVETEATKYESLFALMAQSDDDEEDENDEVNFRDVQRNLKSYSSKKLRSLANVLIDAYYSLINDKEILTIELGDAEQSRDDLVVCVVDQNETIANLQKEKEVLNKKINSVENEKDDLMVVVVDLKETIEGFSNEKHTLEEKIAATEQERDDFLVIITDLEQTIKRLKSELRPTSVEKGK